The Tistrella mobilis genome window below encodes:
- a CDS encoding zinc ribbon domain-containing protein YjdM: MSDQGDDYVYDEATGEWLPASELAASQPEGQAPAGERVVKDAAGNVLADGDQVTLIRDLKVKGTSQTLKQGTVIRSIRLTANDEEIDCRHESIKGLVLRTEFVRKR, translated from the coding sequence ATGTCCGACCAGGGTGACGACTACGTGTATGACGAGGCCACCGGCGAATGGCTGCCGGCCTCGGAGTTGGCTGCCTCGCAACCCGAGGGCCAGGCCCCGGCGGGAGAGCGGGTGGTGAAGGATGCGGCCGGCAATGTGCTGGCGGATGGTGATCAGGTGACGCTGATCCGGGATCTGAAGGTGAAGGGCACCAGCCAGACGCTGAAACAGGGCACGGTGATCCGCTCGATCCGCCTGACGGCGAATGACGAGGAAATCGACTGCCGGCACGAGTCCATCAAGGGGCTGGTACTGCGGACCGAGTTCGTCCGCAAGCGCTGA